The following nucleotide sequence is from Tribolium castaneum strain GA2 chromosome 5, icTriCast1.1, whole genome shotgun sequence.
CGGCTGTAGACGTAGCCCGATCCCTGAATATCCCCGTCGTAATGGGAATCCTGTCCTGTTGGACCCTCCAAAAGCTCGCAAAACGAATCGGAATGAAAGTAAAATTATGCAAAGtcaggcaaccaacaatacaatcTTGTAGACCGTTTTTGAGATTGATTACGTGGGCTGGCGGGACAGATTCAACGAGATGATTTTCGACGATCCCGGAATTGGGAATTACACGTGTGCCGTAATGGCGGGGCCGGTGCCGCCGCCCCCGGAGGTGGAACCGCCTCCGAAGGTGGACGAAGTCGAGGAGAAGCTCACGCGGGAGGAGAAACGCAAAGCCAAGGAAAAGAAGAAGAGGAAGCAAGGGACGAAATGAAAGATTTTGTCACAGTTCATCTTTTATTTCCTGTGTTTTTGCATGAATTGGTAAAGAACGCCAAAATTCGGCGCGTGATTTGAACAGTCCTTGTCTCATTTCCAGGCTGTCCAGGTTGATGTTGTAGTATTCCATGTCTTTAGATATGACAGGAGTCCACTTATTTGGGATGTCTTCGTTGGTAACTGGAGTTGGATCGccgaattttgcaaaattggtCCAAAGTGTGGTCATGATTTTGGCCATTTTTTTGTCGTCCGGACTTGGGGGCTTGTCTGGGAAAAGCCCATCACCTATGGGGAATAGGTACTGAAGTTCGTCCGCGTGACACACTCCATAGTCCTTTTCCTTGTCTCCGAAAATTTCGGTAAAACTGGCAACGCCACGATggccaaataaataataatagaccgGCTTTTTGCCATATTTGAGGTAGTACCGAATGGCCTCGTCGGCACCGTTCAGGAACCAGCCATCAGTGTACATCTAAAaccaaatttggaaaattcacaaaagattttttaaatatccttaaaacattaaagtcactacaATGAACTATTGGAAAAATGTTTAGTATGTAATATTAGGTTGGTAGTATTCCCGCGCTTGTAATCCTCCGCTGATTTTGACACCTGTCATTTTGTGGTCCTATCAAATTCGAATTAAAAAGGTGTTGTGTTAACGATGTTTAACACTACTTTAAAAGTGTTAATCGTTTTAAGTTTGTCTGTCAGTGAATATTTATAGGTGTTTGTGGATTTTGAAGGAATTACTGAAGTTTGCTGCCGAACTACTTTTTGCGCGGAGTTtcagtaatttgttttttttttaatttttcgtctATACTTACATCCACAACATCAAAGCGCGAACTTTCGGTAATTTTCGACGCCCCAAAGTaaaatttgcgaattttgtTGGTCACTTCCTTAGCCCTACTACTTGTCTCGTCGTAAAGTAGCGAAATGGGCACAACTTCATTGAACTTGTCGTCAAGTTCGTCAATTAAATACGGGTTACCAAAAATACCAGCGGCGCGAAGCGCCCCATCGTTGGTATTCAACCCCACGATCCATGGTACTTGACTGAAAGTACCTTTTTTCATGGTCTCGCTGGGGTGTTCGACTAGGAAGGCACCTTCAGTGGCGGGTTCAATGGTCGGTTTGAAGGGAATCATGGGATCAGTGTCCCATTTCTAAAATTTggttgtaataattttatggTTTAGATTTATGGCACAgtaccataaaaatttggtctTTGGCGACTAGATCATAGACAGGAATGTGCCTCAAACACTCGACTAAAGCCTCACTTGAACCGGTATCGCACCCAAATTCCTCAGCCAACATTTTGGCATGTTTGGCCCCTTGATTTTCGGGTGCCACGGCCCAGAGACAGTGCGCGGTGCCGCTCTGTGAGATTGCCGTGTGGAAAAGCcctacgattttttttacaagggCGTAAAAATTCACTTACTAACCTTTGCTGAGAGGGGACACCATGTGCAGCTGGACGCTGGCACCGCCTGCCGATTCGCCAAAAATAGTGATTTTTGAGGCATCGCCCCCGAATTCCCCGATGTTGTCTTTGACCCACCTCAGGGCCAGGTTCTGGTCCTTCATGCCGTTGTTTCCGGGACAGACGGAGTCCCCAGTGCTTAGGAATCCCAGCGCTCCTGGAACTTTGATTAGAGCGGGACAAAAAGGGCGAAAAATCACCTAATCTGTAATTGGGGACAACAAGGACAACGTCACGGTCAAGGAGAATTTCGGGGCCGTACCACATGGAGTTGCCGCCGCCACAAAGCCAACCGCCCCCGTGGAAGAACACCATGACAGGTAGAGGGGTGGCAGATTGACCCACCTTGCAAGCATTTTTTAAAGCATTTCAAATGCTAGATTAAGTCATAACTATTATTAAATCAGGTCAGGTCGAATTACTCAAACCGATTGCTTTACATTATTACAATCACTTTTTCCCATTTCGAATCAAAAGTGTAAATTGGacaaattgtttttacataaaaagtGACGGTTCTATAAGGTTTTGACGACTTTCCATATGAAGTAACATTGTAACGCTACAATATAAATCATTCATGAACGACACTTAACAATTTAATCGCATTACGGAATAAAAATCTCATTCATGCTCCATTTAAATGTTGGTTAATCGTAATTTGCTAGACGTGgcatttttctaattaagtgATTGTAAGGAATTCCTCGGGTTTGTATGAATTATCGGGgaattaaaacaacattattttaatttattcatagGCGATATGGAGCGGCTTCTTGACTTATTTAAGTAATTTGGCACAAAAAATCGAACCAACTAGCCGGTTTTATTACGCAATAGGTAAAGTATTGCAAATTCATACAACAAAGCGGAAACAAAGGCCtgaatataatgaaaaaacaaagtgaaGTTTGAactgaaataaatttgaataactAATAAAAGTCAGTTATTGTAGAATTGTTCggttacaaaaacaaaactttcataattttgtctaaattaggtgtgaaattattgtttttcaatACATTTGTGTTTACTCAAGCGATTTAAAcactttgaaaattaaatttatggaCACGTCTGTTAATTCGATAATTACGGGTTATAAGCACGACCGCTTGAGTCAATTAGCCTTCTCGTTGCGTGACAATTAACCGGaggataattttttgtttccccCAATTTCATTAGagcttatttattaatagtgaaaaataagacaaaaaataGGCTCTTGCTATTTAATTTGCAcgttttctaaataaatgttgacataatagttatttatatgAGACTTCATTGAAGTCAAATAGTTACCTAAACTTCAGATAATATGAAGACTGCAAACATAAGAACCGATTCATttacatttgttaaataaaatctgGTGCCACACTTTCCCAAGAAATATAGATAATTGAAATGTTCAATAGGTACCTAcccaatattttaaaacaaaaattataaataatatgaattttataTTGCGGTCTTTGGTTGcccaaaaatcgaaaatatgAGAAAATGCTTGAACTTTTTCAAATCGCATTGTAGAATTAAATCTGCATAAAtgtgtttcaataaattacgTCAATCAATAAacgttgaattttattttatttctacctattattttatatttttatttaaatttgaatgataaaattttaatttatgtggAAAATAAGCTTGGAACACTATTTATTGTACGTTATCTGTTTCATTGAGCGATTAAATGCAAAAGTAGGTAGTGAACACACATCACTAATACTTAGTTTTTGATAAGAAGATAAgaatttacaaacattttaaataatttttacataaataaaaagccAGCGTATTTTCTGTTACAGATATTAAAAACCACACAGCAACTCAAGGCTGTATCAAAAGTCGATCATATCTGTATTCTAATAAACTAGCTAATGcgtcaaattaaaaatgtattcatTTTTCACAGCATgaattgcattaaaataattacttctGAAAAATGAATTGATGCAACATTTGGGTAATTTTCCGTAATTCCGAGTCAAAACAAcgtaaaatttccaaataCCTGTGGCGTATAAACATTGAGGTAGAGGCAGTCCTCGTCCCCCTCAATCAGCGTGGCCCTCCTGTAGATATCCCTCTGTGGGCACACGTTGTGCCTGGAGGTGGCCTCCTTGACCCCATCCCACTTATCCCCAGGGACCGGCGCCTGCCGAAAATTCAAACCCGTTCTCCTTGAATACACGTCCACGTGTGCCACAAATTTACCTTAAATCTGAGGGCCCCCAAGGGCGGCTTGGCGAAGGGAATGCCCTCGAAGGCGCTGAAGGTGCGGTTGCCTTTCGTCGTCTGGTACTTCCCCCGGAGCCGGCCCTGGGTGGTGTCGGCCTCGGGCGCCCCCGACGCCAGCGTCACCAAGAGGCACAACCAGACTATAGTCAACATTTGTCTTCCGATGAGACGACAAGACTCTTAACCGGCCAGCAGGCGCTTTAAGGTGATAGGTGTGAGGTGGGGACGTTTCGTAATTAACGACTATTTGAATAAATGTGGTGTGGAGTAGCCCTGGCTCTAATGAGACCGTTTGAGGCGGCCTCGGGGATTTTACGCCTGATTACGGTTGAGAAACAgcgattttgatttttctataCGGTTCAATAACATTGCGCTAACTACCAGTTCGAGAGTaattaatacaaataactGAGTGAATTGTTGTGATTGCTTGACGGTTTCGGAAGCAAATTAAATGTAGTTAAAGTGTAGTTGTAAAACGAGATAATTTAATCAGACCAATCAAGATAAACAGTTAACAATGAGAAATAATTAAGACTTAAGTACTAGTTCTTAGGATCCatttagttttcgagtaaaACCAGTTTTCCACGAAGTgtccaaattttaattgctaATTTTGTGCcaatcgaataaaattttattttcttgtagCATGTTAACGAAATTGCTGTCAAGTAgctaattattacaaatttattcttCATTCAACCAGTGATGATGCTTACTAGTTGTAAATTATCTTAATCTTAATGTTTAATTCAAGACATGCCagtattaagtttttaactgtAATTTCAGTGATGATAATAATCAATGGCATTAGCATAACTGctcagttttaaattaaatttaaacacctgtttattaatttattattggtCACAATCATATGATGTCtcgaaaaagtttattaaataaaaaaatgtacaagaAACTCAGCTACAATGTGCTGTATGACAATTATGCATgcatatttaatttatattaaatagtaggagtattaattaaaataattagtcaGTATTTCTCagtgaaatagttattttgtCGGGTGGCcatattttcaaattgttagatattataGGCAGCCAgtaaaacaccaaaaaaaatctgacaaTTAGGCAtagaatattattttatacgaTTTTGTTTGTTGATTCAGTTCCTTGTCTTTACTGACTATTGAGCTTTGATAAAGATAACcagtttccaaaaaaaacctatttttttgacaacatAGTCAACGTAATTTCCAGAAAATATTGcaatttgttgtttattttttatggatAGTTTATCAAATCCATAACTTTATCGGACAGAAATCTTCCGTTTCGCAAACACGGCTATAAGCCGAACggatattacaaaaataaaacaacgtaCTGCtgaataaaaactttatttccaAACGTAATATTACACAGTTACGAAACGAGACAAGTCTCCGAATCATTCTCAAGATCACTCAGCTGCCCCCGTTTCAGCACCGAATTGACCACAGCCCTCGCCAAATACCCCGTCGACTGTATATAAGGCACTTCCATCAACTTCTTAACCCCATCACTGTGCAAGCCATGATCCTGTAACATATCCTTGACTCCACACATACCACCATTTCCAGTCCACATCCTCCAAACCTACCTTAACATACATTTCCGCCGCATCATTGACCAACTGCTCCAAATCCAACGCCTGACTGAAAAACAACTCGGGATTCCGCCCCAAAATCGTCGAAACAATACTCAACAACTCCACCACCAACTGTCTATATTCCGGCCGGTGGATACAATTCAACATCTCCTCAACAAGAAGCGAAAAAGTCAACTCACACTTTGCCAAATTCGACATTGTGGGTTGCTGGGGCAGGACCGTACCCGAAACTTTGATCCCTTGGGGCGTCCGGGCCATCACGTCCCACACCTGGTGGTAGAAAAAAGTGGGCACCCGGCAGAGACACCCCTCTAGTTGGCGTTTTTGAAACGGAGTCAATCTAGCAACAAGGGgctataaaacaaaaaagcaaacaCCAACTCACTTTTCTTTTGCCCCCCATTCTTTAATCGACAAGACTTTGTACAACAATTGGCGCACTTCGTAAGGACTATGATCTTCAAGTTTTTTCTTATCACCAAATATCTCTGAAAGGGCGatttcaaactaaaaaaattaatgacaaaATTGCAAACTACCCAAATAACACTTGATGGCTTCCAAGACCCAGCCCACTCGAATTTTGAGAATTCCTTTAAACAGATCAGGGTTTGTTGCGATCAAACGCCCACAATAAAGAATGATTTCTTGTTGGAGAACTGCACCAATGACATCGTACGGCTGGATTGTGTTATAGACCACGTGCTGTATTTCGGCTGGCGTCATTGGTttatcgaaaacagtttctttcTGACCGATCACGCCCACAGTTAGCTACAATATTACTTTTACAAGACGAACAACtactcaattaatttacttgTTTTCCGTGGACTAAAACAGCCGTAATGAACGGACTTATCGAGTCGACATTGTGCGACAAAAGACTGCTAGTGTAGCGCACGGCAGCCCAATGTCTCAAACAGCCAGCTTGATGATAAATACTGTGCAAATGTTCGGCCACAGTATGATCAAAAACCTTAAAATCCCCCCCTTCACGCTTCAACAAAATACCGAAAAGTTGGCACTTTGCGTACAAACTTTCCGACTGTTTAATCGTTTCGACTATCTCAAGAgttgtatttttcttaaaatgcTAAACAACCAATCAAAACGAGCCAAATGTCACAAACCGACTCACCAAAAAATCTTTAAGTTCGTCATGGTAGTTAAGAACACGTGGTACATCAGTCAAACTTTGATAACCGATATAGTCATGTTGCAATTGTTTAAACTGGGCGTATGTGTCAACAGGCTGGTCCAAAACATTCATAAAATCCAAATGTTCTGTAAGTAATTAAATTGCAAGAAAATGGTTTGTGTGCGTGCCCAATTATTACCAACACAAGAactcgaaattaaattttgaagccggCCTACTCTGACTTTAACACCATCACAATACCCTTTTTTGAGCATGGCAAGTAAGTCGAGCATTTTCTTGAATTGTGGGTCCCGCATATGTTCCTCACGTATCAAAAGACACACAGTTGGCCGCCCTGATAACCGCCAATACTTGCCAACGAATTGCAACTCAGTCTTAATATCGTCAATCAGCAACTCCATATCTCTGTACAAGTAAAAATCCGACACTTCAAATATGAGAGGGTAACAAAGGACGGTCGCCCCGCACACTCGATAAACCTAAAGATTGACATACAACCGGTTCGGTTATAACCGCAAAGCCTACTTTGCTGGTGCCCAAACTCCCGATAGGTCTAAGCGGACGTCCTTGCAACTTCAACTTGTGATTGACACCGAGATTTTCGTAAACTTTAACTAACTGAGTCGACGACCAGATTTGAACAGGCTCTACTTCATGTGGTGTTTGGGTCTGGATACCGTAGGTGGCCATCATGGCTTGCAGACGCATCGATTCGGCAATTAAAACAATCTGGACCACCAAATCGGTTGCAGTGCCCTGTGATTGCAAAAAACAATTGGCATGCAAATATCACGGACGGGACAATGATAAGGTGGACAAGTGTGAGTAAAATTTGacagttaacaaaaaaacaattaaattacttaCAACGGACGGTTTCGCCTGGAAACacagaacaaaaaattaataaaactcgTGTTAGAAAAGTGTGCGTGTGAGTGAGTGGGggttgaaaaaattacttacaaCAGAGAATTTTGCCTGAAAGCAAATGAGTAATTATAACCAGCCCTGGTCAAATTAAGTGtgtgtgtaaaaaaattgattggttACCTGAAAAGCAGAGTAGCGGCCCCCTTTACGTGGCCGGTTGTACGAAGGGAGGTAGCGTCTGATTGGGTCAAGTTCATTGATGTGGAGAAGTCCAGCGGTTAAAAGTTGGGCCAAAATGAACATTGATTGGTTCCAGAGGAAAAGACCGCCCTCGGTGGAGGCGGTGCGAGGAATGGCGTTGGGGGCGGAGCGTTCGGCTCCAATATTCTCAGCCGAGACGTAATAATATTGGGGAATTACCGGGTctagaattttaattatagcTCAACctgatttaataataatcgaTATTTTACCGCCGTTTTGGTCGAGGTAAATTCGTTGTTTTAGCAAGTCTTGATATTCGGAAATTTGGTCGGGCAATGATTTAAAAACCCCATCAATTATCATAAAGATGTAAAATAGGGGCCATTCGCATTCGATGTTTTCGAAATGTTTGATTTCACCTTTCTCGTAATAGCGCCGTTTTTTGTCCTCAACATGCGTCTTGTAACCGTCGCGAATGAAGCGTTTAAACCCATACTTGCCTTTTAAATGACTAACaatattgttttttgcctCGTTGTACAATAAATCTTCATGGGTTGAAAAAGCCGGAAATGAGATTGTAGGTAAGAGAGCCGAATCGACTTCCTACAAACACATTTAATGCGACTGAAAAAAGGCGGGACGTATTACTTTAGAGCTCGACTCTCGCGGAAGTAGTGTCTCAAAAATGCTCCGGTTACGATTGTGAGCATCGATATCAACGTAGACGACGCTCCAGGAAGCCCCTTTTTCCCCAAATAAATTACACCCGTTGATAGCCTCCAAGGCCGATTTGGCCAAACCAATTGAACTAGCGTGGATTTCAGGAGTACCATCATTATATTTACTTCCACGTTCCCACATGCCGTAATCAGGGGTCCGATAAGCCCTCTCGACGTAATAGACCAAGTTTTGCACAAACGCCACCTCATCCTAACACAAAATATTAGCGCCTAGCAGCAGCAAAGTGcgtttaatttcttttctgTTCTCAACTGCTTgtctttgtattttatttcgcaaattagttattaatttgactaaTGAACGCAATTTTTTATGTCATAAGTATAACTGGTTGCATATTATTGGggtaaaattatgtttaaacaCGTTGtttctaatatttataattattattacggTTCCTTTCCATattagacaaaatttaaaaatgttcaaacGCAAACAAACCGACCTTGTGTTAAAATTTGGGACAAGATTACAGAATTTTAGAGCATCCCCAGTATgttcaaaaaatctaaaccTCTGGCGTTACATTCAATTTACCTGAGTGTAAATAATCTGGAGGCCTGAGGCAATCATTTGCACTAAAAACAGCAAATAAATGGAAACGGCATCAATTTGAAGGTGGTTGTACGACTCGTCCGTGTAGACTTCGTTTCCTGTCGTTAGGTGAAACTTTACATGAAGAGCATGAACGTTGCATTGgtttttcttgaataattcGATTCTGGAGGCTTGTTTGATCCAACATTCGAGAATGCCTCGCATGCATTTGACTGCTGATTGTCCCAATTCGTACGATTTGCCCCTGTCATCGTCAATTCGACGGTAGGCTTGATACAGCCCCCATACGGCGGCCGCGCAATAAACACTCTCGCGAACGCTCCCGATTTTAGTATCACTAGATAAAACGGGGAAAAGCCCCGTTATGGGGCTCTGATACAGCAAAAGTTGGCGTTTGactgtaaaaaattgcttatttgGGGTTGTACTAAGCGCTGGAGGGTACCCATGCCATAGTAGATGTCCAGCTGGCGGACGGTGTCCTCATAGTTTGACACTTTGAGGAATTGCTCGTAATTTATATTGTCTTCGAGGAGGCTGCCTCTGCGAGGAAGGTGGCTAATAAAATCGGAAAATAATACCAGAGTGTAAATACAGTTACCAGTTACCTTTTTTCACCGGTCAttttaaaatgtgttatttttgcatctTGTAATTAAAAGTTAGGTAACAATGTCACGACAAGGGCATAAAAAAGGTAAGGTTATGGGTTATGTTTTTGTTTGGTCTTTGGTTGTCAGAAACGTCAATATACCGGGTGATTCACCGAAATGTTATGTCTGTGTCTTTCGGTTCTGAAAATTTGGGGCGCAAACGGTGAGTGTGATAATtacgttttgaaaaaattgttcgcCTGAAACATGTGTTTGTCCCACGATAcatactttttgtaattttctttaaattactttttgcgttttgtggCAGGGAGGGGAAGGACGTGAAgagtaaaaaaagtttaaaataaaaatggtttATTTAAACGTACAGAATATATTCAATGAATTTGTTTAACTACAATCATTTTCTATTACAtatgtacaaaattttcagtaaaatgCTAAAATACGCAAAACTGCTACATGAATTTTGATTGGCAACACAAAGTGATTGAACATTTATTGAGCAAAACGTCTGATAAAATATAGCGATAATGTACAAAAAGTTGAACTAATGCATCTTAAAAAAAGTCAAcggattaatttaataataataaattagaaaataaataaatatcagTTAGCAGCATCACCAACACTTGTTAATTCCGAACTCTGAACTTGCAAAATCACTGTTTCACTATCATCTGTCACGACATCAGCGCTTGAAAATTGTTCTTCGTTTGTTTTTGTACTGTCACTTTTCATTTCCACAACTTCACCTTCAGCTAAAACGAAACAATTAGGAAAGAAATCCCCAAATCCAGCTAATCACTTAcgcagaataaaaaaatcgcccTTTTCACTCGACGTAACTTGTTCCTCCTCTTCAACTTGCTCCACTTGTTCCTCAGCCACATGATTATTCGGAATTCTAAACTCCTCAATTTGCGTATCAAAATCGTCAGTTGTAACACCAGACGCCTTCAAAATATCGCCCAAAACCGACGATTTCCCATTTTCTTTACTCACACTGGGCGGCGCCTCTGTCACCACTGCGGGCGTCGTGGTTTTGGGGGCCACTGTATTCACGATGTACAATGGGGGCGAGGAGGTGCTCGTTGTTGTCTTCCCCACTATTTTACCCCCAATTGGCAACACTTTAATCCCCCCTTTTGAATTAAGCAACGAGAGCGGAATCACTTTCTTAGTCGTCGGATTTGTTTTAACAGTCACAACTTTATGTTTCAACGAATTGATATTATTGGCGGCAGTGACGAGCTGTGGGCTACTTGTCGTGACAATCTTAaacttttcgaaatttttcacAGAGATATTTTTAACCAACGGTATCGACAAAGTCTTTTGTAGAATACTAGAGGTATGAATCGTTTGAGCGTTCGACACAACGATTAGTTTCTGTCCCAGGGGAGTCCCCGGTTTAGTGATGGTCTTTTTTGGGCACAATTTCACGTCACTAGTGCCTGCTGTTGTGATTTGTTTGAAAGTTAAACTCTGGGTGGGTTTAGTTGGAGTGAAGAGTTTAGCACGAGGTGCTTGATTCTCATTGGAACAACTTGGGGCGTCAGATTTTTGGGGGTAATTATTTATCTCGTTTTGAATCTGCTCGATTGTTTCTTCGCCACTTGGGGGCAACACTACTTTGGGGCCGTTTGACGACTGCATAATCGGATTAAATGGGATTTTTGACTGCGGCTTCAGCTTCATCTGTTCTTTCAGTATTGCCCCTTTCGTCCGTTGCctacacaaaaattaattctaaaataaaaacttcaaAAGACAGTAGATTGGAAGACGAATAGAAACAAATAGAAtgattttaaactaatttaaatccaaccaattcactaataactttgataaaaaacaagaaaacttttatggaaaaaattctAGCCGGAAACAACGATTTATGTTATTTTGTCtgtatttttcatttcaataATTTGTACGCGTTTCGTAACCTAATCTTTAGCTATcggtcaaattaaaaaaaagaatcgaCCTGTATATTTGTTGAGTCCGACTCATCTTCGGGGGGCCTAGGAGGTGCTGCGCGAGACTGCTATTTTCCGTACAAATGGGTAGTTTCCGCTTCTTGCTGTCTTCAATTTTGGGTGTTTCTGGGACTCGGAACTGCGCCCCCTTGCTCGTTTCTGGCGCCGTTGGCACGGGGGGCTGCATTGGGGGCCGTTTTCGCTCGGTGGCGGCAGGATAGGGCAGTTGTTTGTTGGTCTGGTTGGCGTTTTCGGCCGCCTCATCGGCGATGGCGGAGTAGGCGGTCTGGGGGGCCATTCTGGGTAGCAGCGGCACGGACCTGCGCCCCTCTTGCGCCCAATCTTCCAGCGATTCAGTCAAGCCTGTAACACTAACAGCGCCCCTTGAACCCGGATTTGGTCAAGGGGGTTGTCGGACTTACTGATATGCGATCGTGTTGAGTTTTTCGTCGTTGACGGCTCTCCGAATTTCGGCTTTGTGGCGGTCCTGTGGGATATTAAGCACCTGGCTGGTGTCCTTCAGGAGTTTGCGTTTGTCGGGGTTAAGGGGGCCTTGGGCTCGCAGCGCCGACACGAGATGGGCATAGGCTTCCAGTTCTGGAAATGTCGGACAGGTTGGAGGGACTGGTGCGATTTACGTAAATACCTAAATTCCGCAAACTTTGCATGGATTCTTCTTTTGTCATATCCAACAGCACGGGCCACATTGTTGCTTGCTCAAATCAAAGGCATATTTAACAATACCCAGTGGAAAATAgacgaaaaaaatcaatttttacagtaatgacagcgtcttattttttgtggttATGTTCACTAGCGACTCTTTTTGCGCAAGGGTTGTCTCGCCTGTACCAGAATTTTCACATCATTTGAAGTGATTTCCAAAATTGCTAAATGCCGTCGCTGAGTTTTCcctattttccaaatttattgtttttattttggaaaaattctttGCGAAAGTTTGACAACCTGATCGAGGAACGGCGCCAACTTTACGTTTTTAAATTGGAGCAGAGTTGCCACACTTGAACTAATCCGACATTGCCAATAACAAATACACAAATAAAACTACATTTTCTCgtttaatacttttattatcaTCGTGAAGTTCAActcaaattcaattaaaccatAATTGACAagtaattaaagtttttcacgTATTGCTGAAGGATTTCTATAACACAATCCTCCTGACTTGTGCAGATAAGTTTGTTCaactttttacttttcttttgcTTTCCCCAACTTATTAAACGTAAGAGAACCCACagctttatttataaaaatacaaacacaaaagaaaaataaaaagtaacatatttttaaatcgaaaGTGCTTtacgtattaattttaatttatttcattttgaatGGTGTAATGTAAAATTACAGTACATACAACTTATAAAAAGTCGGAATGAATTTAGTTGGCTTTGTGGAAGTCACTTCATAATcattaacacaaaacaaatttcgtCCGACTCGCCTTCTCCCTGTAAAAAACGTAAACTTAATTATAATACtgcatatttttgaaaaaaactctgATAGGAACGAGACTAGCGAGTATCCACCCCAGGCACA
It contains:
- the LOC100142267 gene encoding probable phosphorylase b kinase regulatory subunit beta isoform X5, encoding MTGEKSHLPRRGSLLEDNINYEQFLKVSNYEDTVRQLDIYYGMVKRQLLLYQSPITGLFPVLSSDTKIGSVRESVYCAAAVWGLYQAYRRIDDDRGKSYELGQSAVKCMRGILECWIKQASRIELFKKNQCNVHALHVKFHLTTGNEVYTDESYNHLQIDAVSIYLLFLVQMIASGLQIIYTQDEVAFVQNLVYYVERAYRTPDYGMWERGSKYNDGTPEIHASSIGLAKSALEAINGCNLFGEKGASWSVVYVDIDAHNRNRSIFETLLPRESSSKEVDSALLPTISFPAFSTHEDLLYNEAKNNIVSHLKGKYGFKRFIRDGYKTHVEDKKRRYYEKGEIKHFENIECEWPLFYIFMIIDGVFKSLPDQISEYQDLLKQRIYLDQNGDPVIPQYYYVSAENIGAERSAPNAIPRTASTEGGLFLWNQSMFILAQLLTAGLLHINELDPIRRYLPSYNRPRKGGRYSAFQAKPSVGTATDLVVQIVLIAESMRLQAMMATYGIQTQTPHEVEPVQIWSSTQLVKVYENLGVNHKLKLQGRPLRPIGSLGTSKVYRVCGATVLCYPLIFEVSDFYLYRDMELLIDDIKTELQFVGKYWRLSGRPTVCLLIREEHMRDPQFKKMLDLLAMLKKGYCDGVKVRVGRLQNLISSSCVEHLDFMNVLDQPVDTYAQFKQLQHDYIGYQSLTDVPRVLNYHDELKDFLHFKKNTTLEIVETIKQSESLYAKCQLFGILLKREGGDFKVFDHTVAEHLHSIYHQAGCLRHWAAVRYTSSLLSHNVDSISPFITAVLVHGKQLTVGVIGQKETVFDKPMTPAEIQHVVYNTIQPYDVIGAVLQQEIILYCGRLIATNPDLFKGILKIRVGWVLEAIKCYLEIFGDKKKLEDHSPYEVRQLLYKVLSIKEWGAKEKLTPFQKRQLEGCLCRVPTFFYHQVWDVMARTPQGIKVSGTVLPQQPTMSNLAKCELTFSLLVEEMLNCIHRPEYRQLVVELLSIVSTILGRNPELFFSQALDLEQLVNDAAEMYVKDHGLHSDGVKKLMEVPYIQSTGYLARAVVNSVLKRGQLSDLENDSETCLVS
- the LOC100142267 gene encoding probable phosphorylase b kinase regulatory subunit beta isoform X3, translating into MTGEKSHLPRRGSLLEDNINYEQFLKVSNYEDTVRQLDIYYGMVKRQLLLYQSPITGLFPVLSSDTKIGSVRESVYCAAAVWGLYQAYRRIDDDRGKSYELGQSAVKCMRGILECWIKQASRIELFKKNQCNVHALHVKFHLTTGNEVYTDESYNHLQIDAVSIYLLFLVQMIASGLQIIYTQDEVAFVQNLVYYVERAYRTPDYGMWERGSKYNDGTPEIHASSIGLAKSALEAINGCNLFGEKGASWSVVYVDIDAHNRNRSIFETLLPRESSSKEVDSALLPTISFPAFSTHEDLLYNEAKNNIVSHLKGKYGFKRFIRDGYKTHVEDKKRRYYEKGEIKHFENIECEWPLFYIFMIIDGVFKSLPDQISEYQDLLKQRIYLDQNGDPVIPQYYYVSAENIGAERSAPNAIPRTASTEGGLFLWNQSMFILAQLLTAGLLHINELDPIRRYLPSYNRPRKGGRYSAFQAKPSVGTATDLVVQIVLIAESMRLQAMMATYGIQTQTPHEVEPVQIWSSTQLVKVYENLGVNHKLKLQGRPLRPIGSLGTSKVYRVCGATVLCYPLIFEVSDFYLYRDMELLIDDIKTELQFVGKYWRLSGRPTVCLLIREEHMRDPQFKKMLDLLAMLKKGYCDGVKVRVGRLQNLISSSCVEHLDFMNVLDQPVDTYAQFKQLQHDYIGYQSLTDVPRVLNYHDELKDFLHFKKNTTLEIVETIKQSESLYAKCQLFGILLKREGGDFKVFDHTVAEHLHSIYHQAGCLRHWAAVRYTSSLLSHNVDSISPFITAVLVHGKQLTVGVIGQKETVFDKPMTPAEIQHVVYNTIQPYDVIGAVLQQEIILYCGRLIATNPDLFKGILKIRVGWVLEAIKCYLEIFGDKKKLEDHSPYEVRQLLYKVLSIKEWGAKEKLTPFQKRQLEGCLCRVPTFFYHQVWDVMARTPQGIKVSGTVLPQQPTMSNLAKCELTFSLLVEEMLNCIHRPEYRQLVVELLSIVSTILGRNPELFFSQALDLEQLVNDAAEMYVKDMLQDHGLHSDGVKKLMEVPYIQSTGYLARAVVNSVLKRGQLSDLENDSETCLVS